A stretch of Ligilactobacillus faecis DNA encodes these proteins:
- the rplT gene encoding 50S ribosomal protein L20: MPRVKGGTVTRQRRKKMIKLAKGYRGSKHIQFKVAKQQVMKSYQYAFRDRRKTKSNFRKLWIARINAAARMNDISYSKLMHGLKLANIDVNRKMLAELAVSDAAAFTAIVEEAKKALAK, encoded by the coding sequence ATGCCACGTGTTAAAGGTGGAACAGTTACGCGTCAACGCCGTAAAAAAATGATCAAATTAGCTAAAGGATACCGCGGCTCAAAGCATATCCAATTTAAAGTAGCTAAGCAACAAGTTATGAAGTCTTACCAATACGCATTCCGCGATCGTCGTAAGACAAAATCAAACTTCCGTAAATTATGGATTGCTCGTATCAACGCAGCAGCTCGCATGAACGATATCAGCTACAGCAAGTTGATGCACGGTTTGAAATTAGCTAACATCGATGTTAACCGTAAGATGTTGGCTGAACTTGCAGTCAGCGATGCAGCTGCATTTACAGCTATCGTTGAAGAAGCTAAGAAAGCTTTGGCAAAATAA
- the rpmI gene encoding 50S ribosomal protein L35, with translation MPKQKTHRASAKRFKRTGNGGLKRAHAFTSHRFHGKTKKQRRQLRKPAMVSASDMKRIKQMLSQMK, from the coding sequence ATGCCAAAACAAAAAACACACCGCGCATCAGCAAAACGCTTTAAGCGTACAGGAAATGGTGGTTTAAAGCGTGCTCACGCTTTCACATCTCACCGTTTCCACGGCAAGACGAAGAAACAACGTCGTCAATTGCGTAAACCAGCAATGGTATCTGCTTCAGATATGAAGCGTATCAAGCAAATGCTTTCTCAAATGAAATAA
- a CDS encoding amino acid ABC transporter ATP-binding protein has protein sequence MDNMIEIKNLQKKYGENEVLKDITETVKKGQVICVIGPSGSGKSTFLRCLNVLERPTAGKILFEGKDLTDISEKELNVLREKMGMVFQGFNLFPNMSVLENIKLAPMKVKNVPEAQAKKRGEELLEKVGLLDKADQYPESLSGGQKQRVAIARALAMDPEVILFDEPTSALDPEMVGEVLKVMQDLADSGMTMVVVTHEMGFAREVADEVWFMADGYVQEIGTPEEIFEHPKTERAKDFLAKVL, from the coding sequence ATGGATAATATGATCGAGATCAAAAACTTGCAGAAAAAATATGGTGAAAATGAAGTTTTAAAAGATATCACGGAAACAGTCAAGAAAGGGCAAGTGATCTGTGTGATCGGCCCATCTGGTTCAGGAAAGAGTACTTTTTTACGCTGTTTAAATGTTTTAGAACGACCAACAGCTGGGAAAATTTTATTTGAAGGTAAAGATCTGACAGATATCTCAGAAAAAGAACTGAATGTTTTACGCGAAAAAATGGGAATGGTCTTTCAAGGGTTCAATCTCTTTCCTAATATGAGTGTGCTTGAAAATATCAAATTAGCCCCGATGAAAGTAAAAAACGTGCCAGAAGCGCAAGCTAAAAAACGTGGTGAAGAGCTTTTGGAAAAAGTGGGATTGTTGGATAAAGCAGACCAATATCCAGAGAGCCTTTCAGGAGGACAAAAACAACGGGTCGCGATCGCACGGGCGTTAGCGATGGATCCAGAAGTGATCTTGTTTGACGAACCGACTTCAGCGCTTGATCCAGAAATGGTCGGAGAAGTTTTAAAGGTTATGCAAGATCTAGCTGATTCAGGAATGACGATGGTCGTTGTTACCCATGAAATGGGCTTTGCCCGTGAAGTGGCTGATGAAGTTTGGTTTATGGCTGATGGATATGTTCAAGAGATCGGGACGCCAGAAGAGATCTTTGAACATCCTAAAACTGAACGGGCTAAAGATTTTTTAGCCAAGGTTTTATAG
- the yihA gene encoding ribosome biogenesis GTP-binding protein YihA/YsxC has translation MDVHNVELTISAVRPEQYPEQGYPEIALSGRSNVGKSSLINTLINRKNYARTSSQPGKTQTLNFYNIEDELYFVDVPGYGYAKVSKKDREKWGKMIETYFETRKPLRGVISLVDARHEPTELDKQMIEFLHYYELPILVVGTKVDKIARGKWNKSESTIRRKLDLHKEDQLILFSAVTKQGKEKIWDWIEQHTD, from the coding sequence ATGGACGTACATAATGTCGAATTAACGATCAGTGCAGTTAGGCCAGAACAGTATCCTGAGCAAGGTTATCCTGAGATCGCACTTTCTGGACGCTCAAATGTGGGCAAATCTTCTTTGATCAATACTTTGATCAATCGAAAAAATTATGCGCGCACGTCAAGTCAACCGGGAAAAACGCAAACACTTAATTTTTATAATATCGAAGATGAGTTATATTTTGTTGACGTTCCTGGATATGGCTATGCTAAAGTATCTAAGAAAGATCGTGAAAAATGGGGTAAGATGATCGAAACTTACTTTGAAACACGCAAACCACTGCGCGGGGTGATCTCACTTGTCGACGCACGACATGAACCAACAGAACTGGATAAACAGATGATCGAATTTTTACATTACTATGAGCTCCCGATCTTAGTCGTGGGGACAAAAGTCGATAAGATCGCACGTGGCAAGTGGAATAAAAGCGAAAGCACGATCAGACGCAAGCTAGATCTGCATAAAGAAGATCAACTGATTTTATTTTCCGCAGTGACAAAACAAGGTAAAGAAAAGATCTGGGATTGGATCGAACAACATACAGATTAG
- the rpmF gene encoding 50S ribosomal protein L32, with the protein MAVPARKTSKTRKRLRRTHYKLSVPGMSACPNCGELRKSHHVCPACGFYGDKEVVKTK; encoded by the coding sequence ATGGCTGTACCAGCACGTAAAACATCTAAAACACGTAAAAGATTACGTCGTACACACTACAAATTGTCAGTCCCTGGCATGAGCGCATGCCCTAACTGTGGTGAATTAAGAAAATCACACCACGTATGCCCAGCTTGTGGTTTTTACGGTGACAAAGAAGTTGTGAAAACAAAATAA
- the yqeK gene encoding bis(5'-nucleosyl)-tetraphosphatase (symmetrical) YqeK: MTKKIEYQKHYYPGTRQQLLEKVKASVSEKRFAHILGVEQAALTLAEKNGVDLEQASVAALVHDYAKERSAAEFKAVIVQKGLDPELLLWNNFIWHGVVGAQIIKDELQITDEAILEAVRRHTVGAPEMTLLEQVLYVADYIEAGRDFPGVNKARELAFENLTQAVSYETKHTLLHLMQQEKTIYPAAILTYNAYVAK, encoded by the coding sequence GTGACAAAAAAGATTGAGTATCAAAAACATTATTATCCAGGCACACGCCAACAACTTTTAGAAAAAGTCAAAGCTAGCGTTAGTGAAAAGCGGTTTGCTCATATTTTAGGAGTCGAACAAGCAGCCTTAACATTAGCTGAAAAAAATGGTGTTGACCTAGAACAAGCAAGTGTAGCAGCTTTAGTTCATGACTATGCAAAAGAGCGCAGTGCGGCTGAATTTAAAGCTGTTATCGTACAAAAGGGGCTTGATCCCGAACTGCTTTTATGGAATAACTTTATTTGGCATGGGGTTGTTGGGGCTCAGATCATCAAAGACGAGTTGCAGATCACCGATGAAGCGATCTTAGAAGCCGTGCGCAGACATACTGTCGGTGCACCAGAAATGACTTTATTAGAACAGGTTTTATATGTTGCTGATTATATCGAAGCTGGTCGTGACTTTCCAGGGGTCAACAAGGCGCGTGAGCTTGCTTTTGAGAACTTAACACAGGCCGTCAGTTACGAGACTAAGCATACATTGCTCCATTTGATGCAACAAGAAAAAACGATCTATCCAGCAGCGATCTTGACTTATAATGCCTATGTGGCTAAGTAA
- a CDS encoding ABC transporter substrate-binding protein/permease: MNKAKKMLLLVVMLLAVFVPLLPTQIHADQTDASLEQIKKSGKLVVGTSADYPPYEFTVKEGDKTKYVGIDIEIAKKLAKDLGVKLEIKNMAFDSLLVALETHKIDAIISAMNPTPERKASVDFSDVYYTGKQYMLINKKDVTKYRKLADFKGQPIGAQTGSLQYSLVKEQLPGSEIKGLSKLNNLVIALQSGKVTGVAMEEPTAKAYAANNSQVVAIDPGFVSDTSQTGSAIAFAKNSPALVAAANKTLDQIKAENLIDTKYVPEAAKYMETSTKNNTVLSYWTYFAKGIEYTLIITVAAVFFGFILGILLSLMRLSNSKVMHSLAVCYIEFVRGTPLMVQVMFVYFGIGALIQSLPALIAGIIATSLNSAAYIAEVIRSGIESIPVGQTEAARSLGMDQKDTYRYVIIPQALKNIWPALGNEFVTLIKESSIVSIIGVGDLMYQTQLVQSSTYKGVLPLFVAMVIYFVMTFSLSKLLNVFERKLNHG; encoded by the coding sequence ATGAATAAAGCTAAAAAAATGCTATTACTAGTCGTCATGTTGTTAGCTGTTTTCGTACCACTCTTACCGACCCAGATCCACGCTGATCAAACTGATGCTTCATTAGAGCAGATCAAAAAAAGCGGGAAATTAGTGGTTGGAACAAGTGCTGATTATCCACCGTATGAATTTACCGTCAAAGAAGGCGATAAGACAAAATACGTGGGGATCGATATTGAGATCGCTAAAAAGCTAGCCAAAGACTTAGGTGTCAAACTTGAGATCAAAAATATGGCTTTTGATTCTTTATTGGTCGCGTTAGAAACGCACAAGATCGATGCAATTATCTCTGCGATGAATCCAACGCCAGAACGAAAAGCAAGCGTTGATTTTTCAGATGTTTACTATACTGGTAAGCAATATATGTTGATCAATAAAAAAGATGTGACAAAATATAGAAAATTAGCAGATTTTAAAGGTCAACCGATCGGAGCTCAGACAGGTTCATTACAGTACAGTTTAGTTAAAGAACAATTGCCTGGTTCAGAGATCAAAGGTCTTTCAAAATTAAATAACTTAGTGATCGCGCTTCAATCAGGTAAAGTAACTGGGGTGGCGATGGAAGAACCAACAGCTAAAGCTTACGCAGCTAATAATAGTCAAGTTGTCGCGATCGATCCAGGTTTTGTGAGCGATACGAGCCAAACTGGTTCAGCGATCGCCTTTGCTAAAAATTCACCAGCGTTAGTAGCAGCAGCCAACAAAACGTTGGATCAGATCAAAGCTGAGAACTTGATCGATACTAAATACGTACCTGAAGCCGCTAAATATATGGAGACTTCAACTAAAAACAATACGGTTTTAAGTTATTGGACTTATTTTGCTAAAGGGATCGAATATACTTTGATCATCACAGTCGCAGCTGTTTTCTTCGGGTTTATTTTAGGGATCTTACTTTCATTGATGCGTCTTTCAAATAGTAAGGTGATGCATAGTTTAGCTGTTTGCTATATTGAATTTGTCAGAGGGACACCTTTGATGGTCCAAGTGATGTTTGTTTACTTTGGGATCGGTGCTTTGATCCAATCGCTTCCAGCGCTTATAGCTGGGATCATTGCAACTTCTTTGAACTCGGCAGCTTATATCGCTGAAGTTATTCGTTCAGGGATCGAATCGATCCCCGTTGGGCAAACTGAGGCAGCTAGATCGCTTGGAATGGACCAAAAAGATACTTACCGTTATGTGATCATCCCACAAGCGCTTAAAAATATTTGGCCGGCTCTAGGAAATGAGTTTGTGACATTGATCAAAGAAAGCTCGATCGTTTCGATCATCGGGGTCGGTGATCTGATGTATCAGACCCAATTAGTTCAATCCTCAACTTATAAAGGGGTCTTACCGCTTTTTGTTGCAATGGTGATCTACTTTGTCATGACCTTTAGTCTCTCGAAGCTACTTAACGTCTTTGAAAGGAAGTTGAACCATGGATAA
- a CDS encoding nicotinate-nucleotide adenylyltransferase, protein MIKTDGPLTQVEVQPLTELPKKKVGLMGGTFNPPHLGHLIIAKEVKEQLGLDEVWFMPDNLPPHIDKKDALEAKYRVKMVALSIKDEPDFKLEELEIKRGGVSYTYDTILELRAMYPEIEFYFIIGGDMVAYLPKWYRIDELVKLVQFVSVERKGYPKQSDYPLIWVDVLRIDLSSSLIREKIRQDRSIKYLVTREVEEYIKQEGLYRDKKD, encoded by the coding sequence TTGATCAAGACAGATGGACCCTTGACGCAAGTTGAGGTGCAGCCTTTGACTGAGCTACCGAAGAAAAAAGTTGGTCTGATGGGGGGGACTTTTAATCCACCACATTTAGGTCATTTGATCATCGCTAAAGAAGTCAAAGAACAACTTGGATTAGATGAAGTTTGGTTCATGCCAGATAATTTACCACCACACATCGATAAAAAAGATGCGCTTGAAGCCAAATATCGGGTCAAGATGGTCGCGTTAAGCATTAAAGACGAGCCTGACTTCAAGTTAGAAGAGCTTGAGATCAAGCGAGGTGGTGTCAGCTATACGTATGACACGATCCTAGAGTTAAGAGCAATGTATCCAGAGATCGAGTTTTATTTTATCATTGGGGGCGATATGGTCGCTTATCTTCCAAAATGGTATCGGATCGATGAATTGGTCAAATTAGTCCAATTTGTCAGTGTTGAACGCAAAGGATATCCAAAGCAAAGTGACTATCCTTTGATCTGGGTCGATGTTTTGCGGATCGATCTGAGTTCTTCTTTGATCCGTGAAAAAATTAGACAAGATCGATCGATCAAGTATCTCGTCACGCGTGAAGTTGAAGAATATATCAAGCAAGAAGGGTTATATCGTGACAAAAAAGATTGA
- the yqeH gene encoding ribosome biogenesis GTPase YqeH, with protein MTETNEELYCIGCGAKIQSDDKNEPGYTPKAALQKGLETGELYCQRCFRLRHYNEVADVSLTDDDFLRLLNQLGQADALIVNVVDIFDFNGSLIPGLHRFVGDNPVLLVGNKEDLLPHSLKRSKIKDWMRQEANKQGLRPVEVALTSAKRGKDLEELLALIDEYRAGRDVYVVGVTNVGKSTLINKIIDNSTGVKDVITTSRFPGTTLDKIEIPLGDGHFLIDTPGIIHRHQMAHYLSPKELRLATPQKEIKPKVYQLNEGQTLFFGALARFDYISGGKQGVVVYVDNNLMIHRTKTEKASAFYEKHAGELLQPPTKAEMKDFPKLVRFEFKTTEKSDLVFAGLGWVTVKANSVVAGWAPEGVAVILRRAMI; from the coding sequence ATGACTGAAACAAATGAAGAATTGTACTGTATCGGTTGTGGAGCTAAGATCCAATCTGATGATAAAAATGAACCAGGCTACACACCTAAAGCAGCTTTGCAAAAAGGGCTCGAGACGGGTGAATTATATTGTCAACGTTGTTTTAGATTACGACATTATAATGAAGTCGCCGATGTTTCTTTGACAGATGATGATTTCTTACGTCTTTTGAATCAATTAGGACAGGCTGATGCTTTGATCGTTAATGTTGTTGATATTTTTGATTTCAATGGCTCACTTATCCCAGGACTTCACCGGTTCGTAGGTGATAATCCAGTTCTTCTAGTTGGTAATAAAGAAGATCTTTTACCTCATTCACTCAAACGCTCTAAGATCAAAGATTGGATGCGCCAAGAGGCTAATAAGCAAGGGCTTCGTCCAGTCGAAGTAGCTTTAACAAGTGCTAAACGTGGTAAAGATCTGGAAGAGTTATTGGCCTTGATCGATGAATATCGGGCTGGGCGCGATGTTTATGTCGTTGGCGTGACAAATGTCGGAAAATCAACGTTGATCAACAAGATCATCGACAACTCAACAGGAGTCAAAGATGTGATCACGACTTCCCGTTTTCCAGGGACAACACTTGATAAGATCGAGATCCCATTGGGAGATGGGCACTTTTTGATCGATACGCCAGGGATCATTCACCGTCATCAAATGGCGCATTATTTGTCACCAAAAGAATTAAGGTTGGCAACACCGCAAAAAGAGATCAAACCAAAAGTTTATCAATTAAATGAAGGACAAACTCTGTTCTTTGGAGCTTTAGCACGCTTTGATTATATTTCTGGTGGAAAACAAGGTGTCGTAGTCTATGTAGATAATAATTTAATGATCCATCGAACGAAGACAGAAAAGGCTAGTGCCTTTTATGAAAAACATGCAGGAGAACTTTTACAGCCACCGACTAAGGCAGAAATGAAAGATTTCCCTAAACTTGTCCGTTTTGAGTTCAAAACAACAGAAAAGAGCGATCTTGTTTTTGCAGGTTTAGGCTGGGTCACTGTCAAAGCTAATAGTGTCGTCGCTGGTTGGGCCCCTGAAGGAGTCGCTGTGATCTTAAGAAGAGCAATGATTTAA
- a CDS encoding SPJ_0845 family protein, whose product MGLKVNQQNSLEDLFNKFAIEPQKKSKDEEKESRDPKKEDKTKKK is encoded by the coding sequence ATGGGCTTAAAAGTCAACCAACAAAATAGTTTAGAAGATCTCTTCAATAAATTTGCGATCGAACCCCAAAAAAAGAGCAAAGATGAAGAAAAAGAGAGTCGTGATCCTAAGAAAGAAGATAAAACAAAGAAAAAATAA
- a CDS encoding class I SAM-dependent DNA methyltransferase: MIYSSFAKLYDELMDETMYEKWFDFATHELKPNVSPVLELACGAGRLAVMLAQSGYEIVGVDLSEEMLSLAEMHAREAQCEIPFIQADMLDLAELPKFGAVTCFADSFCYLKDEAQMLQAFTEVNQHLQTGGRFIFDVITPYQTDEVYPGYMYNYTDETQAFVWSSFADEAPHSAVHELTFFIYEPTRDSYRRVSELHHERTYPLATYQRLLRQAGFKQIQVSADFGKSRPTEKTTRWFFSCQK; encoded by the coding sequence ATGATCTATTCAAGTTTTGCTAAGCTCTACGATGAGCTGATGGATGAAACGATGTATGAAAAGTGGTTTGACTTTGCTACCCATGAATTAAAGCCAAATGTTAGTCCTGTCCTAGAACTTGCATGTGGAGCTGGGCGTTTAGCTGTTATGTTAGCTCAAAGTGGCTATGAGATCGTTGGTGTTGATCTGTCTGAAGAGATGCTCTCTTTAGCAGAAATGCATGCTCGCGAGGCTCAGTGTGAGATCCCATTTATTCAGGCTGATATGTTAGATCTTGCTGAATTACCTAAGTTTGGAGCCGTAACTTGTTTTGCAGATTCTTTTTGCTATTTAAAAGATGAAGCTCAAATGCTCCAAGCTTTTACCGAAGTAAATCAGCACTTGCAAACTGGCGGGCGTTTTATCTTTGATGTGATCACACCATACCAAACAGACGAAGTTTATCCTGGTTATATGTATAATTATACTGATGAGACCCAGGCGTTTGTCTGGTCCAGTTTTGCTGATGAAGCACCACATAGTGCAGTTCATGAATTAACGTTTTTTATTTATGAACCAACCCGTGATAGCTATCGCCGGGTCAGCGAGCTTCATCATGAGCGCACATATCCGCTAGCAACGTATCAGCGTTTGTTGCGTCAAGCTGGGTTCAAGCAGATCCAAGTCAGTGCTGATTTTGGGAAGAGTCGACCTACTGAAAAAACGACACGCTGGTTTTTTAGCTGTCAAAAATAG
- the yhbY gene encoding ribosome assembly RNA-binding protein YhbY produces the protein MQQLKGKQKRYLRSQAHGMRPLFQVGKEGLSANWLAQIEDAIEKRELFKINILQNALVEDEEVVAFIEDNTAIQVVQKIGHVLVVYKRATKKENRSYSNEVAKL, from the coding sequence ATGCAACAACTTAAAGGAAAACAAAAACGTTATTTACGCTCCCAAGCACACGGGATGCGTCCATTATTTCAAGTCGGTAAAGAAGGATTGAGTGCAAATTGGTTAGCCCAGATCGAAGATGCGATCGAAAAACGTGAACTTTTTAAGATCAACATCTTACAAAATGCACTCGTTGAAGATGAAGAAGTGGTCGCTTTTATTGAAGATAATACTGCGATCCAAGTCGTCCAAAAGATCGGACATGTTTTAGTCGTTTATAAGCGTGCTACTAAAAAAGAGAATCGTTCCTATTCAAATGAGGTCGCTAAATTATAA
- a CDS encoding nucleoside triphosphate pyrophosphohydrolase family protein produces MEFNEYQVAANRTLYGNEQVLTNCALGLAGESGQLIDLVKDYTFKGKDLDRDKLIDEMGDVLWYLSQIAQWADIPFDEVAEKNIETLNQRYPNGFTPNA; encoded by the coding sequence ATGGAGTTTAATGAATATCAAGTAGCGGCTAACCGCACATTATATGGTAACGAACAAGTTTTGACAAACTGTGCCTTAGGTCTAGCAGGCGAAAGTGGACAATTGATCGATTTGGTCAAAGATTATACGTTCAAAGGTAAAGATCTTGACCGAGATAAATTGATCGATGAAATGGGTGATGTTTTATGGTATCTTTCTCAGATCGCACAGTGGGCAGATATTCCTTTTGATGAAGTGGCAGAAAAAAATATCGAAACGCTCAATCAGCGTTATCCCAATGGTTTTACACCAAATGCATAA
- a CDS encoding YqeG family HAD IIIA-type phosphatase: MVERELLNRFRPTWMVESIYDLSPEQLKKQGIKVVLTDLDNTLIAWDNPSGTPQLHEWLKEMRKAKIPVVVVSNNKHERIKKALDELSLPFIARALKPLTRGINVALKRYHVKRSEVVLVGDQLMTDVLAANNAQIKSILVRPLVDSDAWNTKINRFFERLVKKRLVKTNRLSTKWGHKLDD, translated from the coding sequence ATAGTAGAAAGAGAATTGCTCAATAGATTTAGACCAACATGGATGGTCGAGTCGATCTATGATCTATCACCTGAACAATTAAAAAAACAGGGGATCAAAGTAGTTTTGACCGATCTTGACAATACTTTGATCGCTTGGGATAACCCAAGTGGGACGCCACAACTCCATGAGTGGCTAAAAGAAATGAGAAAAGCCAAGATCCCAGTTGTTGTTGTTTCAAACAATAAACATGAGCGGATCAAAAAAGCTTTGGATGAACTTTCATTGCCATTTATCGCCCGGGCTTTAAAGCCATTGACGCGAGGGATAAATGTTGCACTCAAACGCTATCACGTTAAGCGTTCTGAAGTCGTATTAGTTGGTGATCAGTTGATGACCGATGTTTTGGCAGCAAATAATGCGCAGATCAAAAGCATCTTAGTTCGGCCACTAGTTGATTCTGATGCTTGGAATACTAAGATCAATCGTTTTTTTGAACGCTTAGTCAAAAAACGTTTAGTCAAGACTAACAGATTAAGTACAAAATGGGGGCATAAGCTAGATGACTGA
- a CDS encoding nucleotidyltransferase, translating into MQVAGIIAEYNPFHNGHLYQIKQVKRALPNVPLVIAMSGNFLQRGEPACLDKWTRANQALQNGADVVVELPVAACVQPADRFARSGVRSLAALGVTDLFFGAEHAEYDFMTYAKLVKEAHGDFKKYDESYAASFQRAITTKIGHEVSQPNDLLGLAYAKANLAFDSPLTFHPIQRKQAGYHEVTLGKGTIASASAIRKNYTQGENKLAQYIPAQTFNDLRQKELLSWDDFFPYLKYKLLSSSVAELQTIYGMAEGIEYRLKDQMERLTDQADFETWLKAVKTKRFTYTRLSRLACAILLEMKTAEVLAYEKVPYLRLLGFTPTGQNILNKAKKSNPHPLVTKVSQDDKNNFFALDYRAGKIYQLKNKTEQDLKRAPIRIF; encoded by the coding sequence ATGCAAGTAGCGGGGATCATTGCTGAATATAATCCATTTCATAATGGCCATTTATATCAGATCAAACAAGTCAAACGCGCTTTACCAAACGTTCCGCTTGTGATCGCAATGAGTGGAAATTTTTTGCAACGTGGCGAACCTGCTTGTTTAGATAAATGGACACGAGCTAACCAAGCACTTCAAAACGGAGCAGATGTTGTAGTAGAGCTACCAGTTGCTGCTTGTGTTCAACCAGCTGATCGCTTTGCTAGAAGTGGAGTCCGCAGTTTAGCAGCACTTGGCGTAACGGATCTCTTTTTTGGAGCTGAACATGCCGAGTATGATTTTATGACATATGCCAAATTAGTCAAAGAAGCACATGGTGATTTTAAAAAATATGATGAATCTTACGCGGCTTCATTTCAACGGGCGATCACAACAAAGATCGGACATGAAGTTTCACAACCAAACGATCTATTAGGGTTAGCGTATGCTAAGGCTAATTTAGCTTTTGACAGTCCGTTGACATTTCATCCGATCCAAAGAAAACAAGCTGGTTACCATGAAGTGACCTTAGGGAAAGGAACGATCGCCAGTGCTTCTGCGATCAGAAAGAACTATACTCAAGGAGAAAATAAGCTTGCACAGTATATTCCAGCGCAAACTTTTAACGATTTAAGGCAAAAAGAACTCTTATCTTGGGATGATTTCTTCCCTTATTTGAAGTATAAGTTGCTTTCAAGTTCAGTTGCAGAATTGCAGACTATCTATGGAATGGCAGAAGGTATCGAATATCGTTTGAAAGATCAGATGGAGCGCCTTACAGATCAAGCTGATTTTGAAACATGGTTAAAAGCTGTCAAAACCAAGCGCTTTACGTATACGCGTCTTTCTCGTTTAGCTTGTGCGATCTTATTAGAAATGAAAACAGCCGAAGTTTTAGCGTATGAAAAAGTTCCGTACTTGCGACTACTTGGTTTTACACCGACTGGGCAAAATATTTTGAATAAAGCTAAAAAAAGTAATCCTCATCCACTTGTAACTAAAGTTTCACAAGATGATAAAAATAATTTTTTTGCCCTTGACTATCGAGCAGGTAAGATCTATCAGTTGAAAAATAAAACTGAACAAGACTTGAAAAGAGCGCCAATACGCATTTTCTGA
- a CDS encoding YceD family protein, protein MKWSLNELRQTVDEPLRFKEVLDLKADLMKRRPDILDVSDVLVEGLFSVDELGVLGYLKIKTTVVLPSTRSLEPATIALDFDLTEHYVSFHERDLSRFEDTDVVIILENDILDLKSVVEDNILLQIPMQVLTEAERKADASLPTGSDWSVISEGQLKKLQKDKDGIDPRFAKLKDFFEKSE, encoded by the coding sequence ATGAAGTGGTCGCTAAATGAATTACGTCAAACAGTTGACGAGCCCTTGCGTTTTAAAGAAGTTTTAGACCTTAAAGCTGATCTGATGAAACGCCGACCAGATATTTTAGATGTTTCTGATGTATTAGTTGAAGGCTTGTTTTCTGTTGATGAACTCGGTGTTTTAGGTTATTTGAAGATCAAGACGACAGTCGTTTTGCCATCGACTCGTTCGCTTGAACCAGCGACGATCGCTCTTGATTTTGATTTGACTGAACATTATGTCAGTTTTCATGAACGTGATCTCTCACGCTTTGAAGATACAGATGTTGTGATCATTTTAGAAAATGATATCTTAGATCTAAAGAGTGTGGTCGAAGATAATATTTTGTTACAAATTCCGATGCAGGTTTTGACTGAAGCTGAGCGCAAAGCAGATGCGAGTTTACCGACTGGTTCTGATTGGAGCGTCATCAGTGAAGGTCAGCTAAAGAAATTACAAAAAGATAAAGACGGGATCGACCCACGCTTTGCAAAACTAAAAGATTTTTTTGAAAAATCAGAATGA
- the rsfS gene encoding ribosome silencing factor, giving the protein MESKELLELVVKAADSKRAEDIVALDVQNVSLLADYFVIMQGGSERQVKAITEAIVEKVHEAKEEVKSVEGKDGANWILLDLGDVIVHVFKEETRQFYNLEKLWSEAPLVDLSAWVKE; this is encoded by the coding sequence ATGGAAAGTAAAGAATTATTAGAATTAGTTGTTAAAGCCGCTGATAGTAAGCGGGCAGAAGATATCGTAGCCCTTGATGTACAAAATGTCAGCTTATTAGCTGACTATTTTGTGATCATGCAAGGTGGTTCAGAGCGCCAAGTCAAAGCGATCACAGAAGCGATCGTGGAAAAAGTACATGAAGCCAAAGAAGAAGTCAAAAGTGTTGAAGGCAAAGACGGTGCCAATTGGATCTTGCTTGATCTAGGTGATGTCATCGTGCATGTTTTCAAAGAAGAAACACGTCAATTTTATAATTTAGAAAAGCTTTGGTCAGAAGCACCATTAGTTGACTTAAGTGCTTGGGTCAAAGAATAA